The sequence cttcatcatTAACTCTTCCATGTTCGGCTTTTTTCTCTTCATTTATAACTCCATTGATTaccgagaagcctggtggaggttgaattgcattgttgggattcccaTAAGCCAGATTTGGgtgtggacgccctccatgataAACTGTTGTCCACTATTATATCCGCCCTGTTGCCCATGTTGaaagttcccatagtttctgccgttgatgtagttgacgtcttctacgcctgtcggGATCTCTACAGCCGGCTCAGGATTGCCCAAAGTTAACGTTGCAATTctcgagttcatctctgccagctgagtcgaAATCAATGCCATGGGATCTGAGCTAGATGCAACAACAATTTTCTTCAACTGCACTCTCTCGGATGACCATTGATAACTGGTAGCGGCCATGCTTTCTATGATCTCCATTGCCTCAGAGCTCCCCTTCTTGAGCAGGGAACCTCCAGCTGCggtatccatgaacatcctcGTGCGCTCTCCACATGCATTGTAAAACATGACCACTAGAGTCCATtcatcaaagccatgggacgggcacttcctcaactTCTCTTGGTATCTGTCCCATGTTTCAGCCAAAGTCTCTCCATCAAATTGCTGGAATTGAAGAAtatccatcttcaacttcaatgtaagcccaggaggatggaacttccgtAGGAAAAGATCTGCCATGTCCCCCCATGTTGGATTGGCTCCAAGCTGCAGAGTTTGATACCACAGCTTTGCCTTATCTCtgagtgagaagggaaaaaggcggagtcgtataaCGTCATCAGAGACTCCATTCATCTTGACAGTACTGCACAGCTCTaagaattgcgccagatgcgcattgggATCTTCCACCGCTttgcctccatactggtttagctgcaccatcgtgatcaaaccagtcttgagctcaaaattgttTGCGTTGACTCTTAGAGGCTCGTAAAACTGATATTGCGGAGTGAACGCCTCATTGATTGGGGCCTGTTTCTGCTCGCCAGCATTTTTCTGAACATCCAACAGCGCCTGCAGCTGTTCTCTCAATGCACAGACTTCTTCTGTAGTAGCCATCGTGTTCAGTGTGGCTTTAGTTTTCTTGCTGTTGTTAAGGCGGAGCGTAGCTTCAATCTCgggatcaaaatcttcaagaggaagattctgagatcgtgtgttcatgcACAACCTAGAAAGCTCCAAACACAAAAATTAGAACCACAGGAAAACAAagaacataatttaaataaacagaaataaaaattcTAGATTAGTATCAAACAATCTTTAGATAGTATCAATAAATAATCAGTCCCCGACAACGACGCCAAAAACTTTTGCACTAATttctttacacgccgcaagtgcacgtgtgcaattgtgtacagtagtaagcaaggtcgtattctacagagactaattattatcaatgcatatcctagattattattcctctatctggaaaaccgaaattgagagttttgtttttaaaactaaataaataaaagcaggaaagaaaataaactgAGCTGAGACAAATAGAGAAACAAATATGAGCAGAATTTCCCAAGGTAaatgtttcaacagattctcataactaacaagttcaattcaatcatcaagataattcctaaggcaatctcaaaactagtttATACCCATTCTtatggcatacaaaccgttgattacatgcaaggctaccgtctccGGATCACACTtttaacatgcaactcctaaaagctcctaggattaacgccctcacaaatatcaattccctttagaattaaaataaacgtgttctatgttcttagttcaggtagtaattatcatctctcgatatcaaattaaaacctatgattatgctaaattggtgatcaagcaataacgCAAACAAGATaaacaaaaacataaaaaggaatagaaatctcaattaattgaatcaaacagttaggaaatcaaatcatgtctactccctaaaccctgggaaaaagggattctagacacacatagacatatgaactagaatcaaagtctcaataaaacaaataaacattcaacaagaaAAATCGTAGTAagatcgagaatcttcagtcttgcttcGGCTCCGTTCTCTGTCTCTCTCAACTCacagaaaaagtaaaaatatgataaaaagtgataaaaggtcccagagaataagttctaggggagtatttatatgccctaggtcaagtaggactcaaaaTACCCCAAAATCGCGAAATACAGTAAAATCCAAAATTTAGGCGAAAACTCGGCGACACGCGTGCGGCCGCATGACGTCGTGCGGTTTactcgcgcggccgtggcatgcggcatGCCTGGACCGCGTGAGCTTCGACCCGCGAACTTCCCGATGCTCGTTTTTCCTTGTCCAGTGTCCGATTTGACCTCCGTTTGCGCCTACGGACTCGTCTGTTCAAGTACTTCTCTGTACTATCATTAAAATCATCTCAATTCAAGTCCAAAACCTGTAAAAACAACACAAGCACGGaggagtagtctattccacaaaaatatgcaatttaaaccATAGACAACTCAACAACTGAATAAGAAACGCCCAAAATACTAAAGAATAACGCGATAAAGGagtgaaaaatgcatgtaaatcatttattgaataaatttatttttatttatttttattttttttattcttatttttatctttttaactTAGTTTTTTGCCTttcataatattaaattttattattgtgaattccttttttattttcaatattcaactcaaatatatttagtttaaataatttttttattttatttacaaacaTGATACTTAAGTTGGTGTCAGctttatagaaatataaaaatattctctcatatattgGACatggtgcaaatgctagtttacTAGTAATTTTGAAGATTAAAAAATTACGTACtttaattaatgaataaaatatacaaGTGTTTGTGTGTTGGCCAAACGGTAAGAGATTAATGCCCAAGGCCacaggtcttgggttcgagtctgACGAGCCAGTTTTTCATGCTCTTTTTGAGCCTGTTTTTAAGTATAGATCGAGTctatgatgaggagtaaaatatatGGATCCAGGCCTGGAATGACAGAGTATTCTCTAGCCCTGGAACCCGAAGAGCAGGAAGAACCCCAAACAAAGGCCCCACGAAGAGCTCACGGGACGGGAGGCTCATAACCATTAAGGGAGGAGTTTTACTATGGAGAAGGTCAGGGCTGGAAAAGCAAGGTGAGAACGGCTCAGGTCGGGCAGCAGAACTGAAACGAGACGGGAATCAACTACAGTGCTAATATAGTCATATCACTCACCTATTTGGCTCACTGTTGAACTTGTTATGCTACCCTAGGGTGGAGGTGAGATTTGTATTATGAAGAGGAACAATAAACTTAAGTCGAACCTTTGTATTTAACGGGCTTGTCCTCTTATGTATCTATGTTGCCAAACAATGAGTTAGAATCTAGATGAAAGGGAATGATATTTTGTTGAgtttaaaactaatttaatactttaaaaaataattggaGCCCCCGCTAGACTTTATTACAGGGCCGGCCCCAAAACAGAGTGCATCCATTGGCGAATCTTGGGGGAAGCGCACCtccaatttatttttgttttttctcaaattaatttTCTCTGTGTTCCCGTGGGTACATCAAAGGTGTAGTCCCAGAATTATGCGGTCCCATACTAATCTCACTATTCATAGAGATAGTGTACAAATCAGATAATTCCCCATTCATCAATCCCACAGATTCCTCTTCAACCTGTTGCTGAATCCAAGGATGCCTACTGAACTTCCTCAAGCTCTCCAGTTCCATCGCAACTTCCTTCATGGTGGGCCTCTCCTCGCCATGCAGCTTCAGACATCTCTTCACGATCTCAGCAATCGCCTGAAGCTGTTCGAAGCTCCCTTCTCTCAGCACGCGGGGATCAAGAATCTGGAAGAGCCGGTTCTCTTTCATCGCCGTCACAAAGAAAGTCGAGAGGCTCTTTTCTCGGTCGTTGTTGGTGTTGGAGAGAGGTTTCCTGGCCGTCATGAGCTCGGCCAGGACAACCCCGAAGCTGTACACGTCGCTCTTCTCTGTCAACTGGCACGTGCGGAAGGACTCCGGGTCCAAGTAACCTAAGGTTCCTTGGACTAGAGTGGTGGCCATTGTTTGATCAATGGGAACCAATCTTGATGCCCCGAAATCTGCAATCTTAGCATTGTaatattcatccaataaaatgttgGGAGATTTCACATCTCTGTGGATAATAGGCTTGGCTGCTGCGGAGTGAAGATAGGCTAGTGCACCGGCAGCCTCCACCGCGATTCTCAGACGATTCCCCCATGAAAACCAAGGCATTCCTCCGCTGTTATGGATGTGGTGGAAGAGTGTGTCGTTTTTCACGTATTCGTACACGAGCAGAGGAACCTCCGTCTCCAGACAACATCCTAGGAGCTTCACAACGTTGCGATGATGGACTTGTGTTAGAATGATGACCTCGTTTATGAACTGCTCCATCTGGCTCTCATCCATCACTCTTGATTTTTTGATTGCAACTACTTGCTGTGGGTCATGCAACACGCCTTTGTAAACTATCCCAAAACCTCCTTTGCCTAGGATTCGATCTTCTGAGTAGTTGTTGGTGGCGTTTTCGAGCTCCTCTGCGCTGAATATTCTCATAGATTTCATAGTTTTCTCATTTGAAGAGAGCTGCTGCTGGAGCAGCAGCCCACCGTTTTGCTTGAAGAATTTCTGCCTTAGATTTATGAGCGCCCTTCTTCTAACACTCACGAATAGCCATGTCATTGCAATTACTATGGCCAATAACCCAAAACTCAAGCCTACAAATAATGAACAAAGATCAAAATTcactcaacaaaactgtattttttttttttttggttaattgGTTGTAAATCCACAAATTATTAACAAATACACAGAATCTAAATTCGAGTAAAATTTCGGAAACACTAAAGTTTATATATGATTGCACACTAGTATTAAAGATTTggggaaaaatcaaaattcgTAATAGTTCATGGATTTAGAGATAGCCAATTAACCCCCTTTTTCCCATGTTTTAGGATATATAAGAATAGGAATAATACCTAATGAAAATTTGATGACTGGAAACTCAGAGCTCTTAGCAATGCAGCCATGGCCATCTCTTGTGCCATCTCCCAAGTACCCTTTCTTGCAAGAACAAGCATAACTACCCTCAACATTAGTGCAAATCCCATTTTCATCACATGGATTAGTTTCACATTCATTAACATCTGCAAATTAAAGgtcatatattttatatacacaaacataacacatgaatattcaaattaatcaaaaaccaaaaatttGAGTATATATATACCTGTGCATCCTGGACTTAGATATGGATTCCCTTGAAATCCCTGCGAACATCTACACCTATATCCAGCAGCCCCCATATCAGAATCAACACAATCGCTATTGTCCAAACAGGCGAAATCCTCGGATTTCCGAGCCTCACTGCAGCTCTGGTTCCCAACAGCCCAGTCCAGCACCAATCCCACATTATCTACAGTCCTGTTCTGAAAACCCGGGTCAGCCAGATCAGACGGCGCGAAACTATAGCTGGTGGGGTCACCAAGAAACGCGTAGCCACACGGATTAAACGACCACACGCTCACGTGGCCCGTGGTCGTGCCGAGAAACGAGTTCATAAGCTGCATGCCCTTGGGGATCGCAGTCTGGCAGCACCCGACGCCGGAGCAATCTCCCGCGCCCAAGTCGGCCCTGTCGGAGCAAATGGAGATGCATCCGCTGGTAAAACCGAGGGCGCCGAACCCGTTGAAGTTGAGCAGCGCTTGCTCGTCGCAGCCGATGACGGTGAAGCTGTTGCGTTGAGAGAAGGCGAAAGGGGAGCCCGTGATGTTGATGAGCACCCTGTTCTGGCGCGTGATGTTCCCGGATGCGTCGTAGCAGCGCGCGGCCACCCAGCTCTTGATGCGGAGCGCGTCGCCTGTGATGGAGATGATCTCGAGGTTGCCCGAGGCGATGAAGGGGCGCGGGGGCGCGAAGGAGGCGTCGCAGTTGACGTCGTACCACGGGCTCATCGAGCAGCCCGATCCGACTCCGATGCCGAAGGGGTACGGGACGGTTAGGTTCCCGCACTTGCTTTGGCAGTTGGGTTTGGTGTCGGCGCTGGTTAGGGTTAGAGCGAGTGGGAGACATAGGATTACGAGATGCAGGATGGCAGTATTAGTGTGTAGGGACATTTTTAATTCATGCGATGAAGAAACAACGTCTGACTACTATATGTAGTGAAAGTTTAATTTACGTACAACTATGTAGTGCTGCTTGCAGCGATAATATCTCAGTCGATCTTAGCTTTTTGCATGTATGGACATGGCGATTTTGTTCGTTTTTGACAAAATTAGGTGGCGAAGGCGTTATCGTGTACGTACATTGTTGACTGATTGAGCTTGTTTCAAAGTCAGcgcctctctttctctctgtcTGCCGCTGTCTCTCTCTCGTCGTCGGTAGGAAAGTAAGTGGCCAATTGTCGATATAGTTGCTTGACAAAAACGAAAATCCTCATGTGAAGATTCACATTCAATTATCTAGTAACTGAATATTAAATGAGTTAAATCTAGCATGTTCGTTGTAATTAAGCATGAAAAACTTATGCATAGCAGAGAACCTATATAGAAGTAAATACTGCCCCCCTTCGTCATaagtgtcattttttttttgtcatttgccccgtctctttctattttaggaTAAACactcttatattttatttcattgacaacaatatttacaaaatattcatctcacaaattatttaattttctattatataaaaattaatatcttgggcacaaaatataaattgtctattatatccctattatatatttaattttaaaggtgattgtgtaaattatatatatatatttgaaagaatgtattaattaattagatattaaattaaactactataaaaatatattaactagTTACATTACATTATTCAAaacaggggcggagccaggcccCTAAAGACAAGGGGGCAAAATAtgataaagaaaatttaaaataatttctataaaaattatataataaaatatttttacaataattCCCTACGATCACTCATATTCTGAAAGCGCGTAGTATCCAttgtttcaaattttttttctcaatataAGTAACTAAACAATCATTCATCAAACGATCACCCATTCGATTTCGAAGCTGACTTTTGACAATCTTCATGACAGAAAAAGCTCTTTCCACAGTTGCAGTTGTCACAGGTAAAACAAACACAAATTTAATAAGATTATATATCAATAAATACACAATATCTCTTTTTGTCTTTACCATCTCCATTGCAAGACTTCCTAATTGGTACAAATTTAACTTCTTTATCTTCTTTCCGATCTCCACGTTAGACAAAAGAAAACGAATGTAGTTTATCAAAGTCAACTTTTTTCCAATCTTCATATTTTGCCcatttttctcaaaattttggtggggcaaacttttttttaaaaataattatacacatatattaatataataagtatactaatttttttagggGGGCAATTGCCCCACCACATCATAGTGTGGCTCCGCCCATGCATGATTCAAAATCTGTTTGATAAGTCAATATATAGTGATGAATAACGCAATATATTTCGcttcctccaggattcgaaccttagtaaaaaaaaattcgccctctaggtaaatatcagccataggatacatgaaatcaacacccacaaattaatctaagatctcaccatatGTGAGGGATCTCAATGGAATGCTCcggtataaatatattaaaatagtaaccattttcagcccttagatcataaAAATTtacagttgattcatcaccttgttggatgaattcatggtcccgaattcgaatctcataggtggtaaaaactttattttttgcaattcatacatttacacaacgaattcattGGTGttctatatataatttcataaattttaggtagttcatatatatatatatatatatatatatatatatatatatatatatatatatatatatataggggggagGTTCAATAGAGACCATcatcactacaacaaaaatgGTTTTTCAGACACCAAAAAGTGCCCCAATATATGCTCTTTTGGGGCACTTTTTATTTTCGGGGCACTTAGTACATGTGCCTCTAAGTATCGTGTCCCAATAGGGTTggtgtaacagcccggctccagacttgacggttgtccccacaaaccaacacgagtcttttctagcgtgttttgtcctcactcgcacgttTCCCGAGAAACTTTTCAGGGGGTTACCCATCttgaaattgctccaagccaaacacgcttaaccttggagtttcttccacatgcgcataaaaaaaaagatgcatcttgttgatatgagtagcacctatcaaatcatttaagttATCCttgaatatgcagtcccatacctgcatattctcagaATCCCTCTCattcgggtgtgttccggttcatccctgtacccctccgcttggaatTCTTAATtggagccgctccttgtccgtgcctctttttgcaccggcgatcactccgtacttcaTCCACGGGcgtcacaggcccaccagcttccgcTTCGTTTGtccccgaaccacaccgtactgggagaggttcggctctgataccacctttGCTTTCTTAAGTCGCAATTGAGGCTACAATCCTAATCTTTTACTAGTTCGAGTCATCCCTGTTGACTTGAGCTCAAATTCTTTTACTCGAAAAAAAATACTTCAAAttttttcaggttggctggctggtgctgacgggactgagttgaggctagggttcaacttcctATTAAGACTTCCGTTGTAACACCAAATAATatcttgtcttttgttttccctaaGGACCCTAACTTAAGGCTTTCATATTCTATTTTGAACGACATATCTGATCGAACTTAGATTCttaacaaaacttgtgatccaaaggggcctagcccgactcgttatcttattattcggatTTTAACAAGGTTtgtccttgtttatttctatgaattagttgtacCTCGATTATAATTATTTCTTcttgaattggggtgtgacaattgGGGACACTTTTTATGTGCCTCGATATCAATAGATTACCCGACAATTTATTATGCCCCAAAATTCATTTCTAGAGGCACATAAAAGTGccctttaaaatattttgaat comes from Salvia miltiorrhiza cultivar Shanhuang (shh) chromosome 3, IMPLAD_Smil_shh, whole genome shotgun sequence and encodes:
- the LOC131016527 gene encoding wall-associated receptor kinase 5-like, whose product is MSLHTNTAILHLVILCLPLALTLTSADTKPNCQSKCGNLTVPYPFGIGVGSGCSMSPWYDVNCDASFAPPRPFIASGNLEIISITGDALRIKSWVAARCYDASGNITRQNRVLINITGSPFAFSQRNSFTVIGCDEQALLNFNGFGALGFTSGCISICSDRADLGAGDCSGVGCCQTAIPKGMQLMNSFLGTTTGHVSVWSFNPCGYAFLGDPTSYSFAPSDLADPGFQNRTVDNVGLVLDWAVGNQSCSEARKSEDFACLDNSDCVDSDMGAAGYRCRCSQGFQGNPYLSPGCTDVNECETNPCDENGICTNVEGSYACSCKKGYLGDGTRDGHGCIAKSSEFPVIKFSLGLSFGLLAIVIAMTWLFVSVRRRALINLRQKFFKQNGGLLLQQQLSSNEKTMKSMRIFSAEELENATNNYSEDRILGKGGFGIVYKGVLHDPQQVVAIKKSRVMDESQMEQFINEVIILTQVHHRNVVKLLGCCLETEVPLLVYEYVKNDTLFHHIHNSGGMPWFSWGNRLRIAVEAAGALAYLHSAAAKPIIHRDVKSPNILLDEYYNAKIADFGASRLVPIDQTMATTLVQGTLGYLDPESFRTCQLTEKSDVYSFGVVLAELMTARKPLSNTNNDREKSLSTFFVTAMKENRLFQILDPRVLREGSFEQLQAIAEIVKRCLKLHGEERPTMKEVAMELESLRKFSRHPWIQQQVEEESVGLMNGELSDLYTISMNSEISMGPHNSGTTPLMYPREHREN